A single region of the Chelmon rostratus isolate fCheRos1 chromosome 5, fCheRos1.pri, whole genome shotgun sequence genome encodes:
- the smyd1b gene encoding histone-lysine N-methyltransferase SMYD1b isoform X1 has product MENVAIFDSPGKGRGLKATKEFWAGDVIFSEPSISAVVFDSLAERICHSCFRRQDKLQRCGQCKFAHYCDRTCQRAGWAEHKLECGAIKAFGKVPNESIRLVARIMWRLDKEGSVMSDMQLTTLEELEDHIADMQEDEMKEFKVDIHNFLDYWPRNSKQHTIDDISHIFGVVNCNGFTVSDQRGLQAVGVGLFPNLCLVNHDCWPNCTVILNHGNQSAVNTMFHSQRRIELRSLGKIAEGEELTVAYVDFLNLSEERQRLLKAQYFFDCTCEYCKNRIKDDLKMGGKEVDGVKPSEEQVKEVTDYCFQMLEKMDKARLNADYHEVVKICRECIEKAEPVLADTHIYLLRMWSTLSEVQAYLQYFNDAAEYARKMVDGYMKLYHSNNAALGMAAMRAGVTHWQAGEIEVGHGMICKAYSILMVTHGPTHPITKDLEAMRMQTEMELRMFKQNEYVYHSMRDAALQNRPMTMMHEPKSMDEGIKNLFHRRK; this is encoded by the exons ATGGAGAACGTGGCAATATTTGACTCACCTGGAAAGGGGAGGGGTCTGAAGGCTACCAAAGAGTTTTGGGCTGGAGATGTCATTTTTTCTGAGCCCAGTATATCAGCTGTTGTGTTTGACAG TCTAGCAGAGCGTATTTGCCACAGCTGTTTCCGCAGACAGGACAAGCTCCAGAGGTGCGGCCAGTGCAAATTTGCTCATTACTGTGATCGAACCTGCCAGCGCGCCGGCTGGGCCGAACACAAGCTAGAATGTGGCGCCATCAAGGCCTTTGGCAAAGTACCGAATGAGAGCATCCG CTTGGTGGCCCGCATCATGTGGCGCCTTGACAAAGAGGGGAGCGTGATGTCGGACATGCAGCTGACCACgttggaggagctggaggaccaCATTGCCGACATGCAAGAGGATGAGATGAAGGAGTTCAAAGTGGACATCCACAACTTCCTGGACTACTGGCCGCGTAACAGCAAGCAGCACACCATTGACGACATCTCACATATTTTTGGAGTG GTTAACTGTAACGGTTTCACTGTGAGCGACCAGAGGGGCCTTCAGGCAGTAGGAGTTGGTCTTTTCCCAAATTTGTGTTTAGTGAATCACGACTGCTGGCCAAACTGCACTGTGATCCTCAACCACGGCAA tcaATCGGCTGTGAATACTATGTTTCATTCTCAACGGAG GATTGAGCTGCGCTCTCTGGGTAAGAtcgcagagggagaggagctgaCGGTCGCGTATGTGGACTTCTTGAATTTGtcagaggagagacaaaggCTGCTCAAAGCACAATACTTCTTTGACTGCACGTGTGAGTACTGCAAGAACCGCATCAAAGATGACTTGAAGATGGGCGGAAAGGAAGTGGACGGAGTCAAG CCTTCAGAGGAGCAGGTGAAAGAGGTGACAGACTATTGCTTCCAAATGCTGGAGAAGATGGACAAGGCGCGATTAAACGCTGACTACCATGAG gtGGTAAAAATCTGCAGGGAGTGCATCGAGAAAGCAGAGCCAGTTTTGGCTGACACTCACATCTACCTGCTGAGGATGTGGAGCACATTAAGCGAGGTGCAAGCTTACCTGCAGTACTTTAATGACGCTGCAGAGTACGCCCGCAAAATGGTGGATGGATACAT GAAGCTGTACCACTCCAACAACGCTGCTCTCGGCATGGCCGCTATGCGAGCAGGAGTGACTCACTGGCAGGCTGGCGAGATAGAGGTTGGCCACGGGATGATCTGCAAGGCCTATTCCATTCTCATGGTCACCCACGGCCCAACACATCCCATCACCAAGGACCTGGAG GCCATGCGTatgcagacagagatggagctgAGGATGTTCAAGCAGAACGAGTATGTTTACCACAGTATGAGAGACGCTGCCCTGCAGAACAGGCCGATGACCATGATGCATGAGCCCAAGTCCATGGACGAGGGAATCAAGAATCTGTTCCACCGGAGGAAGTAG
- the smyd1b gene encoding histone-lysine N-methyltransferase SMYD1b isoform X2 gives MENVAIFDSPGKGRGLKATKEFWAGDVIFSEPSISAVVFDSLAERICHSCFRRQDKLQRCGQCKFAHYCDRTCQRAGWAEHKLECGAIKAFGKVPNESIRLVARIMWRLDKEGSVMSDMQLTTLEELEDHIADMQEDEMKEFKVDIHNFLDYWPRNSKQHTIDDISHIFGVVNCNGFTVSDQRGLQAVGVGLFPNLCLVNHDCWPNCTVILNHGKIELRSLGKIAEGEELTVAYVDFLNLSEERQRLLKAQYFFDCTCEYCKNRIKDDLKMGGKEVDGVKPSEEQVKEVTDYCFQMLEKMDKARLNADYHEVVKICRECIEKAEPVLADTHIYLLRMWSTLSEVQAYLQYFNDAAEYARKMVDGYMKLYHSNNAALGMAAMRAGVTHWQAGEIEVGHGMICKAYSILMVTHGPTHPITKDLEAMRMQTEMELRMFKQNEYVYHSMRDAALQNRPMTMMHEPKSMDEGIKNLFHRRK, from the exons ATGGAGAACGTGGCAATATTTGACTCACCTGGAAAGGGGAGGGGTCTGAAGGCTACCAAAGAGTTTTGGGCTGGAGATGTCATTTTTTCTGAGCCCAGTATATCAGCTGTTGTGTTTGACAG TCTAGCAGAGCGTATTTGCCACAGCTGTTTCCGCAGACAGGACAAGCTCCAGAGGTGCGGCCAGTGCAAATTTGCTCATTACTGTGATCGAACCTGCCAGCGCGCCGGCTGGGCCGAACACAAGCTAGAATGTGGCGCCATCAAGGCCTTTGGCAAAGTACCGAATGAGAGCATCCG CTTGGTGGCCCGCATCATGTGGCGCCTTGACAAAGAGGGGAGCGTGATGTCGGACATGCAGCTGACCACgttggaggagctggaggaccaCATTGCCGACATGCAAGAGGATGAGATGAAGGAGTTCAAAGTGGACATCCACAACTTCCTGGACTACTGGCCGCGTAACAGCAAGCAGCACACCATTGACGACATCTCACATATTTTTGGAGTG GTTAACTGTAACGGTTTCACTGTGAGCGACCAGAGGGGCCTTCAGGCAGTAGGAGTTGGTCTTTTCCCAAATTTGTGTTTAGTGAATCACGACTGCTGGCCAAACTGCACTGTGATCCTCAACCACGGCAA GATTGAGCTGCGCTCTCTGGGTAAGAtcgcagagggagaggagctgaCGGTCGCGTATGTGGACTTCTTGAATTTGtcagaggagagacaaaggCTGCTCAAAGCACAATACTTCTTTGACTGCACGTGTGAGTACTGCAAGAACCGCATCAAAGATGACTTGAAGATGGGCGGAAAGGAAGTGGACGGAGTCAAG CCTTCAGAGGAGCAGGTGAAAGAGGTGACAGACTATTGCTTCCAAATGCTGGAGAAGATGGACAAGGCGCGATTAAACGCTGACTACCATGAG gtGGTAAAAATCTGCAGGGAGTGCATCGAGAAAGCAGAGCCAGTTTTGGCTGACACTCACATCTACCTGCTGAGGATGTGGAGCACATTAAGCGAGGTGCAAGCTTACCTGCAGTACTTTAATGACGCTGCAGAGTACGCCCGCAAAATGGTGGATGGATACAT GAAGCTGTACCACTCCAACAACGCTGCTCTCGGCATGGCCGCTATGCGAGCAGGAGTGACTCACTGGCAGGCTGGCGAGATAGAGGTTGGCCACGGGATGATCTGCAAGGCCTATTCCATTCTCATGGTCACCCACGGCCCAACACATCCCATCACCAAGGACCTGGAG GCCATGCGTatgcagacagagatggagctgAGGATGTTCAAGCAGAACGAGTATGTTTACCACAGTATGAGAGACGCTGCCCTGCAGAACAGGCCGATGACCATGATGCATGAGCCCAAGTCCATGGACGAGGGAATCAAGAATCTGTTCCACCGGAGGAAGTAG